One stretch of Euphorbia lathyris chromosome 7, ddEupLath1.1, whole genome shotgun sequence DNA includes these proteins:
- the LOC136201466 gene encoding ergosterol biosynthetic protein 28: MKALGWWLMLVGSLRLASVWFGFFDIWALRLAVFSKTTMTEVHGRTFGVWTLLTCTLCFLCAFNLDNKPLYLATFLSFIYAFGHFLTEYLVYQTMAIGNLSTVGIFAGTSIIWMLIQWNAHQKSHNKHA; encoded by the exons atgaaagcGTTGGGATGGTGGCTGATGCTGGTGGGTTCACTTCGATTGGCTTCCGTATGGTTCGGTTTCTTCGACATTTGGGCTCTTAGGCTCGCCGTCTTCTCCAAAACTACCA TGACTGAAGTTCATGGGAGGACATTTGGAGTTTGGACACTTTTAACTTGCACACTTTGTTTTCTGTGTGCATTCAACCTTGATAACAAGCCACTTTATTTGGCAACTTTCTTATCCTTCATCTATGCTTTTGGACACTTCTTGACTGAATACCTAGTATACCAGACAATGGCAATTGGAAATTTGTCAACTGTGGGCATTTTTGCAG GTACATCAATTATTTGGATGCTGATTCAGTGGAATGCACATCAAAAGAGCCACAACAAGCATGCTTGA